In Armatimonadota bacterium, one genomic interval encodes:
- a CDS encoding DUF4838 domain-containing protein, protein MNCTDLIRLTVLTLVAAGICACASPHPEWKNALKPKGKPGPELTLASGGKTAYTIVLPSSPTSQEEKAATELRKWLGEMTGAEFPIAVEVDGYKPSGRAISIGRTSLLEKSGIPPSDLGNEGYEIAVRGRTLFLLGGKTRGPINAVLALLEEDLGCRWYDRQSAAAADYASVPKTPDLRFRPVPRRFAPVLEIRDPFYWDAFDGAWSLMNRTNSPWAAVPEEFGGYIDYAMFVHTYEALVPQAKYFKDHPEYYSELNGERKPVQLCLTNPDVLRIVVEGVKAKLREMPHSEIISVSPNDTTGYCECAQCRAIDDAEGSKSGTLIKFCNEVADAIRGEFSGVKVSTLAYLGTFMPPKTIKPRDNVAIQLCTDSHAWSRPFLLVTETEKFQAAMKAWAALGATTHIWDYTTNFSHYSLPMPNMQVVTPDIRWYIEHNAKGVMLQGSYQSPGSDNGILRSWVWAKQLWDPSLDTRALMRDFVFGYYGAAAGPIWEYNDLLWDIWEDYHGRPHTDDNPLMASIRYTPDIGFLSTGFREKSLALFEAAEKLARTPETARRVRLAKLPVIYTELCRGLGFNTDGGELVPGTRREGVDYAALVEQFARTVAEEKVTVFRETWEPGEAQKRVQFHRDRLASDGGK, encoded by the coding sequence GCTCGTGGCCGCCGGAATATGCGCCTGCGCGAGCCCCCATCCCGAGTGGAAGAACGCCCTCAAGCCCAAGGGGAAGCCCGGCCCGGAGCTGACCCTCGCATCCGGCGGGAAGACCGCCTACACCATAGTCCTCCCCTCGAGCCCGACCTCCCAGGAGGAAAAGGCGGCGACCGAGTTGAGGAAGTGGCTCGGCGAGATGACCGGGGCGGAGTTCCCGATCGCGGTGGAGGTGGACGGGTACAAGCCATCCGGCAGGGCGATCAGCATCGGGCGCACGTCGCTCCTCGAGAAGTCGGGCATCCCGCCGTCCGACCTCGGGAACGAGGGGTACGAGATCGCGGTCAGGGGCAGGACGCTCTTCCTGCTCGGCGGGAAGACGCGCGGCCCGATCAACGCCGTACTCGCGCTGCTGGAGGAGGACCTGGGGTGCCGCTGGTATGATCGGCAGTCGGCCGCGGCAGCCGACTACGCCTCGGTCCCGAAGACCCCCGACCTGAGGTTCCGGCCCGTGCCGAGGCGGTTCGCGCCCGTGCTGGAGATACGCGACCCCTTCTACTGGGACGCATTCGACGGCGCGTGGTCGCTTATGAACCGCACGAATTCCCCGTGGGCGGCCGTACCGGAGGAGTTCGGCGGATACATTGACTACGCCATGTTCGTCCACACCTACGAGGCGCTCGTCCCGCAGGCGAAGTACTTCAAGGACCATCCCGAGTACTACTCCGAGCTGAACGGCGAGCGCAAGCCCGTCCAGCTCTGCCTCACGAACCCCGACGTGCTGAGGATCGTCGTCGAGGGCGTCAAGGCGAAGCTCAGGGAGATGCCGCACAGCGAGATCATCAGCGTCTCCCCGAACGACACCACGGGCTACTGCGAGTGCGCGCAGTGCAGGGCGATAGACGACGCCGAGGGCTCGAAGTCCGGCACGCTCATCAAGTTCTGCAACGAGGTCGCCGACGCGATCCGCGGCGAGTTCTCGGGCGTGAAGGTATCCACCCTCGCCTACCTCGGCACGTTCATGCCGCCGAAGACCATCAAGCCGCGTGACAACGTCGCCATCCAGCTGTGCACCGACAGCCACGCCTGGAGCAGGCCGTTCCTACTCGTCACCGAGACCGAGAAGTTCCAAGCGGCGATGAAGGCCTGGGCGGCGCTCGGCGCGACGACGCACATCTGGGACTACACGACGAACTTCAGCCACTACTCGCTCCCGATGCCGAATATGCAGGTCGTGACGCCGGACATCCGCTGGTACATCGAGCACAACGCAAAGGGGGTCATGCTCCAGGGCTCCTATCAGAGCCCCGGATCGGACAACGGCATCCTCCGAAGCTGGGTCTGGGCGAAACAGCTCTGGGACCCCTCGCTCGACACGCGCGCGCTGATGAGGGACTTTGTATTCGGCTACTACGGGGCGGCCGCCGGGCCGATATGGGAGTACAACGACCTGCTGTGGGACATCTGGGAGGACTACCACGGCAGGCCGCACACTGACGACAACCCGCTGATGGCGAGCATCCGGTACACGCCGGACATCGGCTTCCTCTCGACGGGGTTCCGGGAGAAGTCGCTCGCGCTCTTCGAGGCGGCGGAGAAGCTGGCCCGGACGCCCGAGACCGCGCGGAGGGTGAGGCTGGCGAAGCTCCCGGTCATCTACACGGAGCTGTGCCGGGGCCTCGGGTTCAACACCGACGGGGGCGAGCTCGTGCCGGGGACGAGGCGCGAGGGCGTGGACTACGCGGCACTCGTCGAGCAGTTCGCCCGGACGGTGGCGGAGGAGAAGGTCACGGTCTTTCGCGAGACATGGGAGCCGGGTGAAGCGCAGAAGCGCGTCCAGTTCCACCGGGACCGGCTGGCGTCGGACGGGGGGAAGTGA